Proteins found in one Aspergillus chevalieri M1 DNA, chromosome 2, nearly complete sequence genomic segment:
- a CDS encoding fungal specific transcription factor domain-containing protein (COG:S;~EggNog:ENOG410PUZ2;~InterPro:IPR021858;~PFAM:PF11951), with amino-acid sequence MTTSTSPSIKLRFVNDDEIRNLNAEHAAKHRRCLFSDTQRRQMSDELIDAVVAQDQDPGQFMLDLEQDCLETYPKASQSFEVFRGPFGVARWLGSVEEVHDGDSELIGFDATDGEEPDEDLTRWLLDTSPGDNIRSTEDMFVDLLPVSPIPQTSPPRVNESLNDIDLGTPISLDNHRMTFSINEDPKAWLLLSYYRDRIIRLISLCQQQHPQHDEVNDPWSNLVMPCAMTTMAELTIGGSANNARLALLSALLATSAFHLQNSSTTLTAEEWMVAGEEYTARARGYLETCLGMDKSKCKYKEVLMAILCLANTFMVKGDPDTRLTYLLYAERFIRANGFNKPTLSRKRRTLHHYYAYMRIMAETTRSSGHLPSTASPSADKGSEDDNDQFRVCRWTSLSESMMGREKDPDTARRDLHLEVPGNWTSTLFPELYGIAESFLLLLSQVIRLANERDLAMDQDENLSLKEFTLRAKALEKSIYRLISSSACGPVSSPSASSTSTSTADENAMQAMYTALLIFFYRRVHNVDVMLLQREVLTVQDYLMQIEQAQDSTRGNGRMVALMWPAFVAACEALLPETQGYFAEWFEELFAKTGLVSVSLAKGVCEFVWARRREQDGLSWPEVLRNRGVKALCT; translated from the exons ATGACTACAAGTACAAGCCCTTCAATCAAACTGCGCTTCGTCAACGACGATGAAATCCGTAACCTCAATGCAGAACACGCAGCTAAGCATCGACGCTGCTTATTCTCTG ACACACAACGACGACAAATGAGCGATGAGCTCATTGATGCAGTTGTGGCTCAGGACCAAGATCCGGGTCAGTTTATGTTGGACTTGGAGCAGGACTGCCTAGAGACGTATCCGAAAGCATCACAATCTTTTGAGGTATTTCGAGGACCTTTTGGGGTTGCTAGGTGGTTGGGATCGGTAGAGGAAGTTCACGATGGGGATAGTGAACTAATTGGTTTCGATGCCACTGACGGTGAGGAGCCAGATGAAGACTTGACACGATGGCTTCTGGATACGAGTCCTGGGGATAATATTAGGAGCACCGAGGATATGTTTGTCGACTTGTTGCCAGTTTCTCCAATCCCACAGACAAGTCCACCACGAGTGAACGAATCTCTTAATGATATTGACTTGGGCACGCCCATATCACTGGACAACCATCGCATGACCTTCTCAATTAATGAAGACCCAAAAGCTTGGTTACTCCTCTCATACTATCGTGATCGAATTATTCGTCTCATATCCCTCTGCCAGCAACAACATCCGCAACATGACGAGGTTAATGATCCATGGAGCAACCTAGTCATGCCATGCGCCATGACAACAATGGCAGAACTAACAATTGGAGGATCGGCAAACAATGCGCGTCTAGCACTCTTGAGTGCTCTTCTAGCTACCAGTGCATTTCATCTCCAGAATTCGTCCACCACCTTAACAGCTGAGGAATGGATGGTAGCCGGGGAAGAGTATACGGCGCGAGCAAGGGGATATCTTGAGACTTGTCTTGGGATGGACAAGAGCAAATGCAAGTATAAAGAAGTGCTAATGGCGATATTGTGTTTGGCAAATACTTTT ATGGTCAAAGGAGATCCGGATACACGGTTAACGTATCTACTTTATGCTGAGCGATTCATCCGCGCCAATGGTTTCAATAAGCCAACCCTTTCCCGGAAACGTCGCACTCTGCATCACTACTATGCTTACATGCGTATAATGGCCGAAACAACCAGATCAAGTGGCCATCTTCCCAGCACAGCTTCTCCAAGCGCGGACAAAGGAAGTGAAGATGACAATGATCAATTCCGCGTATGTCGCTGGACATCCCTTTCAGAAAGCATGATGGGCAGGGAGAAAGACCCCGACACAGCCAGACGCGATCTTCACCTCGAGGTTCCCGGGAACTGGACATCAACGCTCTTCCCGGAGCTGTATGGTATTGCAGAGTCGTTTCTATTATTGCTCTCACAGGTGATCCGACTCGCGAATGAGCGGGACTTGGCCATGGACCAAGACGAAAACCTCAGTTTGAAAGAATTTACACTTCGAGCTAAGGCGTTGGAGAAGAGCATCTACCGACTTATTTCTTCATCTGCGTGCGGACCTGTGTCTTCGCCATCTGCGTCATCTACTTCCACATCGACGGCAGATGAAAATGCGATGCAGGCAATGTACACCGCactcctcatcttcttctaCCGCCGCGTACACAATGTCGATGTCATGCTGCTGCAGCGCGAAGTCCTCACCGTCCAGGACTACTTGATGCAGATCGAGCAAGCCCAAGACAGTACCAGAGGGAATGGACGGATGGTGGCGCTTATGTGGCCCGCTTTTGTGGCGGCTTGTGAGGCGCTTCTACCCGAAACGCAGGGATACTTTGCAGAGTGGTTTGAGGAATTGTTTGCGAAGACGGGGCTAGTGTCTGTTTCGTTAGCGAAGGGGGTATGTGAGTTTGTCTGGGCGAGACGCAGGGAACAGGACGGATTGAGTTGGCCGGAGGTGTTACGGAATAGGGGAGTCAAGGCCCTGTGTACATAA
- a CDS encoding alpha-hydroxy acid oxidase (COG:C;~EggNog:ENOG410PKHE;~InterPro:IPR012133,IPR037396,IPR008259,IPR013785, IPR000262;~PFAM:PF01070;~go_function: GO:0003824 - catalytic activity [Evidence IEA];~go_function: GO:0010181 - FMN binding [Evidence IEA];~go_function: GO:0016491 - oxidoreductase activity [Evidence IEA];~go_process: GO:0055114 - oxidation-reduction process [Evidence IEA]): MAHRGETLHKHISCIADLKALGSKNLPVMVKDYYNEGAMDLITLRENEAAFDRYKIRPRILVNVDQVDTSTEILGTKVTLPLGFSPAASQRLAHPDGEVGASRAAAKYGICMGLSSYSNYSLEDVAAQGSGNPYVMQMCVLRDRSITVQLLERAEKAGYKALFLSVDVPVLGKRLNEYRNEYQLPEDMSWPNILSNGSDTSSRTEYDPSLDWENTIPWLRKHTKLPIWLKGVHTPEDIELAIKYGIDGIVISNHGGRQLDGVPATLDALRDCAPVAAGRIPLAIDGGIRRGSDIFKALALGASCCFVGRIPIWGLAYGGQEGVELAIKILHQELKITMALAGCRKISDIHKSHLSIIKSDGVLARL, encoded by the exons ATGGCTCATCGCGGAGAGACTCTACACAAGCATATATCCTGCATTGCGGACTTGAAGGCCTTGGGGAGCAAAAACCTCCCTGTTATGGTCAAAG ACTACTACAATGAAGGAGCTATGGATCTTATCAC ACTCCGCGAAAACGAAGCAGCCTTCGACCGCTATAAAATCCGGCCTCGCATTCTCGTCAACGTCGACCAGGTCGACACGAGCACGGAAATATTAGGCACAAAAGTCACCCTACCCCTGGGCTTCAGCCCTGCCGCATCACAACGACTCGCTCATCCAGACGGTGAGGTCGGGGCATCTCGCGCAGCGGCAAAATACGGGATTTGTATGGGTTTATCGTCGTACTCAAACTACTCGCTTGAAGACGTTGCTGCTCAGGGATCGGGGAATCCGTATGTTATGCAGATGTGTGTTTTGAGGGATCGGTCGATTACGGTGCAGCTTTTAGAGAGAGCTGAGA AGGCTGGTTACAAGGCGCTTTTCCTCTCTGTCGATGTACCTGTCTTGGGGAAGCGGTTGAACGAGTATCGGAATGAGTATCAGCTTCCGGAGGATATGTCATGGCCTAATATCCTCAGTAATGGAAGCGATACATCTAGCCGAACTGAATATG ACCCGAGTCTCGACTGGGAAAATACCATTCCTTGGTTAAGGAAACACACCAAGCTCCCGATTTGGCTCAAAGGAG TCCACACACCCGAGGACATCGAATTAGCCATCAAATACGGCATCGACGGCATCGTAATCTCCAACCACGGCGGCCGCCAACTCGACGGTGTGCCAGCCACACTCGACGCCTTGAGAGATTGCGCCCCTGTTGCAGCTGGCAGAATCCCTCTTGCCATTGATGGGGGTATCCGTCGGGGTTCGGATATCTTTAAGGCGTTGGCGCTGGGTGCGAGCTGTTGCTTCGTGGGGAGGATTCCTATTTGGGGTCTTGCT TATGGCGGACAAGAAGGCGTGGAATTGGCTATCAAGATCCTGCATCAGGAGTTGAAGATCACGATGGCGTTGGCGGG ATGCCGAAAAATTAGCGATATTCATAAAAGCCATTTGTCTATAATCAAGTCTGACGGTGTTTTGGCGAGACTGTAA
- a CDS encoding uncharacterized protein (COG:S;~EggNog:ENOG410PUC2;~InterPro:IPR036291,IPR016040;~PFAM:PF13460,PF01118), with protein MAKIFLTGASGYIGGEVLHVLQTAYPEHDYVVLLRDKEKAEQVSNAYPKVRVVFGDLDSAALLEEEARKADIVVHLAHAKHIGSVEAIARGLTTLNRAKPGHWIQVSGATLLSFPDIEQNAYGEPTNKVYNDFEGVEEVRQLIQRYSSKRLVDSFILNLAKSPTSPKTALVFPPLIYGRGRGPVNQRSVQVPELAKATLQRRAGLQVGKGQSIWSNVHITDISQIFAKLVGKALQGEEGDLWNENGLYFAENGALTFKEISQLVTQESHKLGLIDSTSVAELTHQEADELSAHAGILWGTNAREQAQRARTLLDWAPKANPLDKEIPEAIHVEADRLGLKSNL; from the exons ATGGCAAAAATCTTCTT AACAGGAGCTTCTGGATACATTGGCGGGGAGGTGCTGCATGTCTTACAGACTGCGTATCCTGAGCATGATTATGTCGTCCTGCTGAGAGATAAGGAAAAGGCAGAGCAGGTGTCGAATGCGTATCCTAAGGTTCGCGTGGTGTTCGGGGACCTGGACTCGGCAGCGCTGCTGGAGGAAGAGGCGCGCAAAGCGGACATTGTTGTTC ACCTCGCACATGCAAAGCATATCGGAAGTGTCGAAGCTATCGCTCGTGGTTTGACGACACTGAACAGGGCAAAGCCAG GCCATTGGATCCAAGTATCAGGCGCAActctcctttccttcccCGACATCGAGCAAAACGCATATGGAGAACCCACGAACAAAGTATACAACGACTTCGAAGGAGTCGAGGAGGTCCGCCAGCTCATCCAACGCTATTCGTCCAAGCGTCTCGTCGACAGTTTCATCCTCAACCTGGCCAAATCTCCGACCAGTCCAAAGACGGCCCTCGTGTTCCCTCCATTGATCTACGGCCGCGGTAGGGGACCTGTCAATCAGCGCAGTGTTCAGGTCCCGGAGCTGGCGAAGGCTACATTGCAGCGTCGTGCGGGTCTCCAAGTTGGAAAGGGACAAAGTATCTGGAGTAATGTCCATATCACCGATATCAGTCAGATTTTCGCCAAGCTGGTCGGAAAGGCTCTGCAGGGTGAAGAGGGCGATTTGTGGAACGAGAACGGCTTATACTTCGCTGAGAATGGAGCGTTG ACCTTCAAAGAAATCTCCCAATTGGTTACGCAAGAATCGCACAAGCTCGGACTTATCGACTCTACTTCCGTGGCAGAATTGACACACCAGGAAGCGGACGAATTGAGCGCTCATGCTGGTATTCTCTGGGGAACTAATGCGCGTGAACAGGCCCAGAGAGCTCGCACACTTCTTGACTGGGCGCCAAAGGCGAACCCACTGGACAAGGAGATCCCAGAGGCTATCCATGTGGAAGCAGACAGACTTGGGCTAAAGTCAAACTTGTAA
- a CDS encoding BTB/POZ domain-containing protein (COG:S;~EggNog:ENOG410PRK9;~InterPro:IPR000210,IPR011333;~PFAM:PF00651;~go_function: GO:0005515 - protein binding [Evidence IEA]), with translation MFNSDPRLSGQPTSQPTNAKVKVPRSGYRGTTSHPSNVNEPDPNGDVTLVVSPPVHPPLYKQHPSSFGTNVKSSFSFSATLASAPATSIGPTVSSTPTESKPPKTRFRVSSKQLMLASAYFEKMLTPRWQEGQALGAGGSIELNIPETDPYTLLIILDIIHCRRARVPRVVNFDKLIDLAVLADYFQCHEALEPYPSIWLESLREEVPSVHSNMLVKWIFVSWVFNYDAIFSRVTRIAQRQATYDIYLLELPIPESIYGAINHARKTALASIFGALKRRREYLETNTRPTCCDDCDSLHLGALIRLMKSNNLNLEYPYIGLSVEAAAEKVSGFKQPRSIHPTPAPVAFASYNRLCETNSRLLGEGTKQEVENAISVLQGLDLS, from the exons ATGTTCAATTCCGATCCGCGTCTTTCTGGGCAGCCTACATCACAGCCTACCAATGCTAAAGTAAAGGTCCCCCGGTCTGGCTATCGAGGCACGACTTCACATCCGTCCAATGTCAACGAGCCTGATCCAAACGGAGATGTGACTTTAGTAGTTTCGCCACCAGTACATCCACCCCTGTATAAGCAACATCCCAGCTCATTCGGAACGAATGTCAAGTCATCTTTTTCATTTTCAGCAACTCTTGCAAGCGCGCCTGCCACGTCAATTGGACCAACAGTTTCGAGTACGCCAACCGAGTCGAAACCACCAAAGACCCGCTTTCGCGTCTCATCAAAACAACTAATGCTGGCCTCGGCGTACTTCGAAAAGATGCTTACACCCCGCTGGCAAGAAGGTCAAGCacttggtgctggtggttCGATCGAATTGAACATTCCTGAGACAGACCCATATACACTCTTGATCATATTGGACATTATCCACTGCCGCAGAGCACGGGTTCCTCGCGTTGTGAATTTTGACAAGCTGATTGACCTGGCTGTTTTGGCCGACTATTTCCAATGCCACGAAGCCCTCGAACCTTATCCATCAATATGGCTTGAATCATTGAGGGAAGAAGTTCCTTCTGTGCACTCTAATATGCTTGTCAAATGGATTTTTGTCTCTTGGGTCTTCAACTATGATGCTATCTTCTCAAGGGTGACCAGAATTGCACAACGCCAGGCGACATACGACATTTACCTCTTGGAGCTGCCCATACCGGAGTCTATCTATG GTGCAATCAATCATGCCAGAAAAACTGCTTTGGCCTCAATTTTCGGTGCTCTCAAACGGCGTCGGGAATACCTGGAAACCAATACTCGACCAACATGCTGTGATGATTGCGACTCATTACACCTGGGGGCACTCATCAGGCTAATGAAATCCAACAATCTCAATTTAGAATATCCATACATAGGCCTCTCTGTCGAAGCTGCTGCTGAGAAGGTGTCCGGTTTCAAACAACCCCGCAGCATCCACCCGACACCAGCACCTGTTGCATTTGCGTCATATAATCGACTTTGCGAGACGAACTCTAGGCTTCTCGGTGAAGGCACAAAACAGGAAGTTGAAAATGCTATCTCCGTACTCCAGGGTCTTGATTTGAGCTGA
- a CDS encoding uncharacterized protein (COG:S;~EggNog:ENOG410PHC5;~InterPro:IPR021858;~PFAM:PF11951) encodes MPSLALSPSSMMIGSLAQMDDFLHWSDLFDLGPDPLQLTPHPFLESVDGFDFAMASTFAQTNTLEHNNSSRIMTPQQSPLDTGSLSVDVMPDAPFLLKHFQDNVIAQMMAMPLGEKSPWKILNVPAAVLAYSDLTFLGAQNISHARLANLYSLLACSAYHLASNPDVITTNSAEYWRMVTEQANIQAKNHIQMSLKHEIHQPKKAKYKDQLMAICGMTGFAILCGQQKDARCYMIDAERLLRLRGLSKPKISQKARLLHHIYTWLRIVGESTYVLHDYNPSSSFIESFNRHFRTDQNTVSHRNPRLDDFLHLQPRQSDSDLDIDQPKDNDVALHDIHLQDSRQFPGTLYNQIYGIPETWLSLVSQTTRMANVLDSLRIARRTHKNLSAEAWDTVHRRRIRLENMICSFDLNLARDDCDGSPNSHMLRALSSALVIFFHRRICQVHPAILQGHVDSIIISLANFDNALEQCQNPGPGTAWPAFIAGCEAITTSRREAIMRWVEKGGAKCGFIAFTRAKEVMLETWKRQDEHLAARRGDDIPTWVEVAKEWQLWPIFC; translated from the exons ATGCCGTCGTTGGCACTCAGTCCTTCGTCAATGATGATTGGGTCTCTGGCACAGATGGACGACTTTTTGCATTGGTCTGATCTATTCGATCTGGGCCCGGATCCGTTACAGCTCACACCACATCCATTTCTCGAATCTGTGGATGGCTTTGATTTTGCAATGGCTTCAACATTTGCACAGACGAATACACTAGAGCATAATAACTCGAGCCGGATAATGACGCCCCAGCAATCGCCACTTGATACCGGCTCGCTCTCAGTAGATGTCATGCCAGACGCTCCATTCCTGCTCAAACATTTCCAAGACAACGTGATTGCACAAATGATGGCAATGCCGCTTGGCGAAAAGTCTCCATGGAAGATCCTCAATGTGCCCGCTGCGGTGCTAGCTTACAGTGATTTGACCTTCCTGGGAGCGCAGAACATCAGTCATGCCCGGTTGGCAAATCTATACTCCCTGCTCGCCTGTTCAGCGTATCATCTTGCGTCAAATCCCGATGTAATTACCACAAATTCGGCGGAATATTGGAGAATGGTGACAGAACAGGCGAACATACAAGCCAAGAATCATATACAAATGTCTTTAAAGCATGAGATTCATCAGCCGAAAAAGGCCAAGTATAAAGATCAATTGATGGCTATTTGTGGAATGACAGGATTTGCT ATACTTTGCGGGCAGCAAAAAGATGCACGTTGCTATATGATCGACGCAGAGCGCTTACTGCGCCTCCGGGGCCTTTCAAAGCCAAAAATATCCCAGAAAGCCCGTCTGCTACACCATATCTATACCTGGCTTCGGATTGTCGGCGAAAGCACCTATGTACTTCACGACTACAACCCATCGAGCTCATTTATTGAATCATTCAACCGTCATTTTCGAACCGATCAGAATACTGTCTCGCATCGCAATCCGCGCCTTGACGATTTTCTCCACCTACAGCCCCGACAATCAGACAGTGACCTGGACATCGACCAGCCGAAAGATAATGACGTTGCCTTGCACGATATCCACCTACAGGATTCGCGACAATTTCCAGGAACTCTGTACAACCAAATCTATGGTATTCCGGAGACATGGCTCAGTCTAGTCTCGCAAACGACGCGAATGGCCAACGTACTAGACTCCCTACGAATCGCTCGACGGACGCACAAGAACCTCAGCGCGGAAGCATGGGACACCGTCCACCGCCGACGGATCAGACTTGAGAACATGATCTGCTCATTTGACCTCAACCTCGCGCGAGATGATTGCGACGGGAGCCCAAACAGCCATATGCTACGAGCCTTAAGCTCTGCATTGGTCATATTCTTTCACCGACGCATTTGCCAAGTACATCCTGCTATTCTGCAAGGTCATGTAGATAGTATCATTATATCATTGGCAAATTTTGATAATGCCTTGGAGCAGTGCCAGAACCCAGGGCCTGGAACGGCATGGCCGGCGTTTATAGCGGGGTGTGAAGCCATCACGACTTCGAGACGGGAAGCGATCATGCGATGGGTGGAAAAGGGCGGCGCGAAATGCGGGTTTATTGCATTTACAAGGGCAAAAGAGGTCATGCTGGAGACGTGGAAGAGGCAGGATGAGCATTTGGCAGCTCGTAGAGGAGATGATATTCCGACATGGGTGGAAGTAGCCAAGGAGTGGCAATTATGGCCGATATTCTGTTAA
- a CDS encoding dihydrodipicolinate synthase family protein (COG:E;~EggNog:ENOG410PNE3;~InterPro:IPR002220,IPR020624,IPR013785;~PFAM:PF00701;~go_function: GO:0003824 - catalytic activity [Evidence IEA];~go_function: GO:0016829 - lyase activity [Evidence IEA]) has protein sequence MSLTGIMVALITPFTDDRTQIDESRLKAHIDHLLAAGVHGLVPAGSTGEFTTLSFAERKQLTELCVKYAAGRVPVVTGVGSTSTSEAVELAKHAADVGAAATMVVPPFYDPVNLEQLTEMLSEIHEASRGLPIVYYNIPSASGLTLSPKEIASLSRVGVKYLKDTSGNAPAFTELVFGLSDQITAFNGWDTLTFYGLAAGTPGAIWGAANLIPELAVELWDAVSVKGDLKKGRELWAKAWPVCKFLEEHNYAAAVKTGVELAGQSTGGLRKPFALLEGDIKEELRKLLSNAGVKTV, from the coding sequence ATGTCTCTCACCGGTATCATGGTAGCCCTAATTACCCCCTTCACAGACGACCGAACCCAAATCGATGAGTCCCGTCTCAAGGCCCACATCGATCACCTTCTTGCCGCCGGAGTCCACGGCCTCGTCCCCGCTGGCAGCACTGGCGAATTTACCACTCTCTCATTCGCCGAGCGCAAGCAACTCACCGAGCTCTGCGTGAAGTACGCCGCCGGCCGCGTTCCCGTCGTCACAGGTGTGGGAAGCACTTCGACCTCTGAGGCCGTTGAGCTGGCAAAACACGCCGCGGACGTCGGCGCTGCTGCGACAATGGTCGTCCCACCGTTCTACGACCCCGTGAACTTGGAGCAGTTGACGGAGATGTTGAGCGAGATCCATGAAGCGAGTCGCGGACTGCCGATTGTGTACTACAACATCCCCTCCGCATCTGGCTTGACCCTCTCGCCCAAGGAAATCGCCAGTCTCTCTCGCGTCGGTGTCAAGTACCTCAAGGACACCTCCGGTAACGCCCCCGCTTTCACAGAACTTGTCTTCGGCCTCTCAGACCAGATCACCGCTTTCAACGGCTGGGATACGCTCACATTCTACGGTCTTGCGGCTGGAACACCCGGTGCGATCTGGGGTGCTGCGAACCTTATCCCTGAGCTTGCAGTGGAGTTGTGGGATGCTGTTTCTGTCAAGGGCGATTTGAAGAAGGGGAGGGAGCTTTGGGCCAAGGCGTGGCCGGTTTGTAAGTTTCTGGAGGAGCATAACTATGCTGCCGCTGTGAAGACGGGGGTTGAGTTGGCGGGACAGAGTACGGGCGGTTTGAGGAAGCCgtttgctttgttggagGGGGATATTAAGGAAGAGCTGAGGAAGCTGTTGAGCAATGCTGGTGTTAAGACTGTTTAA
- a CDS encoding uncharacterized protein (COG:C;~EggNog:ENOG410PJ9J;~InterPro:IPR015590,IPR029510,IPR016161,IPR016162, IPR016163;~PFAM:PF00171;~go_function: GO:0016491 - oxidoreductase activity [Evidence IEA];~go_function: GO:0016620 - oxidoreductase activity, acting on the aldehyde or oxo group of donors, NAD or NADP as acceptor [Evidence IEA];~go_process: GO:0055114 - oxidation-reduction process [Evidence IEA]), giving the protein MSFVEITTPNGHRYQQPTGLFINNEFVPSSGGTIVSLDPATDTPIATVQAASADDIDRAVKAARTALGHPSWKLLPATDRGRLMAKLADLIEEKKELFASIDAWDNGKPYHVALSDDLTEAITTIRYYSGWADKTFGQTINTTPEKLAYTLRQPIGVVGQIIPWNYPLSMATWKLGPALACGNTVVIKAAEQTPLSILVLGTLIKEAGFPPGVVNIINGYGKEAGSALVQHPDVDKVAFTGSTGTAQQIMKMAAGTLKNITLETGGKSPLLIFPDADLDQAVKWSHMGIMSNQGQICTATSRLFVHRDIFDNFLTQFQEQIRSTSKIGDQWDESTYQGPQVTRAQYERILSYIECARSDGATIFSGGSAHKLDNPKYANGYFVQPTVITNTTDDMAIYREEVFGPVVVVVPFSDEEEAIRRANDTSYGLGAAVFTRDLERAHRVAGAIEAGMVWVNSSQDCDPRIPFGGVKQSGIGRELGEAGLEAYSQVKAVHVNMGSRL; this is encoded by the exons ATGTCCTTCGTCGAAATTACTACTCCAAACGGCCATCGCTACCAACAGCCTACCggcctcttcatcaacaatGAATTCGTCCCGTCTTCGGGAGGAACGATTGTCTCGCTTGATCCAGC AACCGACACACCAATTGCAACCGTCCAAGCCGCCAGCGCCGATGACATCGACCGAGCCGTCAAAGCCGCACGCACAGCTCTAGGCCATCCATCATGGAAGCTGCTCCCCGCGACAGATCGGGGCCGGTTAATGGCAAAACTGGCCGATTTGattgaggagaagaaggagcttTTTGCCTCGATTGATGCATGGGATAATG GAAAACCATACCACGTTGCATTGAGCGATGACCTCACTGAAGCCATCACAACAATTCGCTACTACAGCGGCTGGGCGGATAAGACTTTCGGGCAGACTATCAACACCACTCCGGAAAAGCTCGCATATACCCTGCGCCAGCCAATTGGTGTTGTGGGCCAGATTATCCCATGGAACTATCCCTTGTCCATGGCGACGTGGAAGCTTGGTCCTGCTTTAGCTTGTGGCAACACAGTTGTGATTAAAGCTGCTGAACAGACGCCGCTGAGCATCTTGGTTCTGGGTACTCTTATTAAAGAGGCAGGCTTCCCGCCGGGCGTGGTCAATATCATCAACGGCTATGGCAAGGAAGCCGGTTCGGCGCTCGTGCAGCATCCCGACGTCGACAAAGTTGCTTTCACAGGATCTACCGGAACCGCACAACAGATTATGAAAATGGCCGCCGGGACGCTGAAAAACATCACCCTCGAGACAGGCGGAAAGTCACCCCTGCTCATCTTCCCTGATGCAGACCTAGACCAAGCGGTTAAATGGTCGCATATGGGCATCATGTCGAACCAGGGCCAGATCTGCACAGCGACATCGCGGCTCTTCGTCCACCGTGATATCTTCGATAACTTCCTGACACAATTCCAAGAGCAGATTCGATCGACCTCCAAGATCGGCGATCAGTGGGATGAATCAACCTACCAGGGACCCCAGGTTACTCGCGCGCAGTACGAGCGCATCCTCTCGTACATCGAATGCGCACGCTCCGATGGCGCAACAATTTTTTCCGGCGGAAGCGCGCACAAACTCGACAACCCCAAGTATGCAAACGGCTACTTCGTGCAACCAACAGTTatcacaaacaccaccgATGACATGGCCATTTATCGCGAAGAAGTGTTCGGACCGGTGGTTGTTGTCGTGCCCTTCtcggacgaagaggaagctATCCGTCGTGCAAATGATACGAGCTATGGGCTTGGAGCGGCGGTATTTACGAGAGATCTTGAGCGTGCGCATAGGGTGGCGGGTGCTATTGAAGCGGGCATGGTGTGGGTGAATAGTAGTCAGGACTGTGATCCGAGGATACCGTTTGGGGGTGTTAAGCAAAGTGGAATTGGAAGGGAGTTGGGAGAGGCGGGGTTGGAGGCTTATTCGCAGGTGAAGGCTGTTCATGTCAATATGGGAAGTCGTCTGTAG
- the BOT3 gene encoding cytochrome P450 monooxygenase Bot3 (COG:Q;~EggNog:ENOG410PMQB), whose translation MDQYLLPFTEESQSCLGINLAWAELYLATAMVFRPGGPKLSLYDMNESDIEFARDFLTGFPKHDSRGIRVMVN comes from the exons ATGGACCAGTATTTACTCCCCTTCACAGAAGAATCCCAAAGCTGTTTGGGCATCAA TCTCGCTTGGGCCGAGCTGTACCTTGCCACGGCGATGGTATTTCGCCCCGGTGGTCCTAAGCTGTCACTTTATGATATGAACGAGTCGGATATTGAGTTTGCTCGGGACTTCCTGACGGGCTTTCCGAAACATGACAGTAGGGGAATCAGGGTTATGGTCAACTGA